From Fusobacterium sp. DD2, the proteins below share one genomic window:
- a CDS encoding DUF3284 domain-containing protein: MKVVVQMNVSKEVFYNFLLENLRNEFNIKGKVTPGFKFEKVLSTKFNQGVNTQGEVVKLVENEDYLIKFTSPMGVNTVEYKIRELEEKKIEVTYIEKYVGDSWLKNYNHMLIEFTFLYFLKRRKKTMFRMVEEYLKNREKEKQKKQEEKND; encoded by the coding sequence ATGAAAGTAGTTGTACAAATGAATGTATCAAAGGAGGTTTTCTATAATTTTTTATTAGAAAATCTAAGAAATGAGTTTAATATAAAAGGAAAAGTAACCCCAGGCTTTAAGTTTGAAAAGGTATTATCAACAAAATTTAATCAGGGAGTAAATACTCAGGGTGAGGTAGTTAAACTTGTTGAAAATGAGGATTATCTTATAAAATTTACCAGCCCTATGGGAGTTAATACAGTTGAGTATAAAATAAGAGAACTTGAAGAGAAGAAGATTGAGGTTACTTATATTGAAAAGTATGTAGGAGATTCGTGGCTTAAAAACTATAACCATATGTTAATTGAATTTACTTTCTTATACTTTTTAAAACGTAGAAAAAAAACAATGTTCAGAATGGTAGAAGAGTATTTAAAAAATAGAGAGAAAGAAAAACAGAAAAAACAGGAGGAAAAGAATGATTGA